Proteins found in one Promicromonospora sukumoe genomic segment:
- a CDS encoding DUF1844 domain-containing protein — translation MSTSDETPTGFEAPVGTDQATRDIAEVAAVEVITTAAVHLMSAAAVKCGLAEGEDAEELKDLDEARKLITALAALVVASAPDIGNQHARSLRDGLRSLQLAFREASVIPDAPGEGPGEKYTGSVV, via the coding sequence ATGAGCACGAGTGACGAGACACCCACCGGCTTCGAGGCTCCGGTGGGCACCGACCAGGCCACGCGGGACATCGCGGAGGTCGCCGCGGTCGAGGTCATCACGACCGCGGCCGTCCACCTGATGAGCGCGGCGGCGGTGAAGTGCGGCCTGGCCGAGGGCGAGGACGCCGAGGAGCTCAAGGACCTCGACGAGGCACGCAAGCTGATCACGGCGCTGGCCGCCCTGGTGGTCGCGAGCGCCCCCGACATCGGCAACCAGCACGCGCGCTCCCTGCGCGACGGCCTGCGCAGCCTCCAGCTCGCGTTCCGCGAGGCCTCCGTCATCCCCGACGCGCCGGGCGAGGGCCCGGGCGAGAAGTACACGGGTTCCGTCGTCTGA
- a CDS encoding alpha-mannosidase, translating to MHDDITLTTGRAHRVLTERIWPAVYSTSVPLDVEWHALPGEPIPPAEGLALTMEPYEVGTPWGPAWATTWFRLTGTVPAEWAGRTVEAVVDLGFDVDRTGFQAEALVYRPDGTPVKSINPRNQHVVVADAAAGGEQVELYLEAASNPVLLGHNVFERTTEGDTTTSSPHPLYTTRRIDLAVFESEVHDLALDVEVLLGLQAELPTGPRRMRILQALDDALDVLDLQRIPETAAAARAALADVLASPAEHSAHEVSAVGHAHIDSAWLWPVRETIRKVARTTSSMADLIERTDDFVYGMSSAQQYAWVKEHRPEVWARVKEAVASGRFLPLGGMWVESDTVMPSGEALVRQFSQGQRFFEREFGLRSHGVWLPDSFGYSPALPQLVRRAGFDWFFTQKISWNQVNVFPHHTFWWEGIDGSRVLTHFPPMDTYNSELSGEELAKATRQFRESRRATGSIAPVGYGDGGGGTTREMTGRAKRLASLEGSAKVRWEHPDAFFERARGELVASGTDDSAVWVGELYLELHRATLTSQHRTKQGNRRNEQLLVEAEAWAATASARTGADYPYEELDALWQQVLLLQFHDILPGTSIAWVHREAVAQHAAITEGAQAIIDRALRALVGEGEVALRANPAVFAQAGVPALGVAPASAPAAASSTLEELPDGGYVLANELVRITLDAAGHVTAAVDLATGRDAVAPGRDANVLQLHQDFPNKWDAWDVDRFYRNSVTDLREAEKVTAAVEDGVAVVTVRRQFSASSLEQVITLAPGSRTLEVDLRTDWHETEKFLKVAFPLDVRAEHVAAETQFGFHKRVTHTNTSWEAAKFETSMHKWLLAEEPGFGVGLVNDSSYAYDVTREVSEHGVAPSPGAPEVTTTVRLSLLRAPRFPDPETDQGLQTHRYGLVVGADTAVATEAGATFGARPRELRGASGVEPLVGVTGGVTLSAVKLADDRSGDLVVRVYEAHGRRASGTVTVAAPVSGARTVSLIEDGIVGDVEGGVEGGVEGGADGGAVAGLTADGTVPLDLGPFEVRTLRFTRA from the coding sequence ATGCACGACGACATCACACTGACCACCGGGCGCGCGCACCGGGTGCTGACGGAGCGGATCTGGCCGGCGGTCTATTCGACGTCGGTACCGCTCGACGTCGAGTGGCACGCCCTGCCGGGCGAGCCGATCCCGCCGGCCGAGGGCCTCGCCCTCACGATGGAGCCGTACGAGGTGGGCACCCCGTGGGGCCCGGCGTGGGCCACCACCTGGTTCCGGCTGACGGGCACGGTGCCCGCGGAGTGGGCCGGACGCACGGTCGAGGCCGTGGTCGACCTGGGCTTCGACGTCGACCGGACCGGCTTCCAGGCCGAGGCCCTGGTCTACCGCCCCGACGGCACCCCGGTGAAGTCCATCAACCCGCGCAACCAGCACGTCGTCGTCGCCGACGCCGCGGCCGGCGGCGAGCAGGTCGAGCTGTACCTGGAGGCGGCGTCCAACCCGGTGCTGCTGGGGCACAACGTGTTCGAGCGGACCACGGAGGGCGACACCACCACCTCGTCCCCGCACCCGCTGTACACGACCCGCCGCATCGACCTCGCGGTCTTCGAGTCCGAGGTGCACGACCTCGCGCTCGACGTCGAGGTGCTGCTGGGTCTCCAGGCCGAGCTGCCCACCGGACCGCGCCGGATGCGGATCCTCCAGGCGCTCGACGACGCCCTCGACGTGCTCGACCTCCAGCGCATCCCCGAGACCGCCGCCGCGGCCCGGGCCGCGCTCGCGGACGTGCTGGCCAGCCCGGCCGAGCACAGCGCCCACGAGGTCTCCGCCGTCGGGCACGCGCACATCGACTCCGCCTGGCTGTGGCCCGTGCGCGAGACGATCCGCAAGGTCGCCCGCACGACGTCGTCCATGGCGGACCTCATCGAGCGCACCGACGACTTCGTCTACGGCATGTCGTCCGCGCAGCAGTACGCGTGGGTCAAGGAGCACCGGCCCGAGGTGTGGGCCCGCGTCAAGGAGGCCGTCGCCTCCGGCCGGTTCCTGCCGCTGGGCGGCATGTGGGTCGAGTCCGACACCGTGATGCCGTCGGGCGAGGCGCTGGTGCGCCAGTTCTCCCAGGGGCAGCGGTTCTTCGAGCGCGAGTTCGGCCTGCGCTCCCACGGGGTGTGGCTGCCCGACTCGTTCGGCTACTCGCCGGCCCTGCCGCAGCTCGTGCGCCGCGCCGGGTTCGACTGGTTCTTCACGCAGAAGATCTCCTGGAACCAGGTCAACGTCTTCCCGCACCACACGTTCTGGTGGGAGGGCATCGACGGGTCGCGCGTGCTGACGCACTTCCCGCCGATGGACACCTACAACTCGGAGCTCTCGGGCGAGGAGCTCGCCAAGGCGACCCGCCAGTTCCGCGAGTCGCGCCGCGCCACGGGCTCGATCGCTCCCGTCGGATACGGCGACGGCGGCGGCGGCACCACCCGCGAGATGACGGGCCGGGCCAAGCGGCTCGCGAGCCTGGAGGGCAGCGCCAAGGTGCGCTGGGAGCACCCGGACGCGTTCTTCGAGCGCGCTCGCGGGGAGCTGGTCGCGTCCGGGACGGATGACAGCGCTGTCTGGGTGGGCGAGCTCTACCTGGAGCTGCACCGCGCCACGCTGACGTCGCAGCACCGGACCAAGCAGGGCAACCGCCGCAACGAGCAGCTCCTGGTCGAGGCCGAGGCCTGGGCGGCCACGGCGTCGGCCCGGACCGGGGCGGACTACCCCTACGAGGAGCTCGACGCCCTGTGGCAGCAGGTCCTGCTGCTCCAGTTCCACGACATCCTGCCGGGCACGTCCATCGCCTGGGTGCACCGCGAGGCCGTGGCGCAGCACGCCGCGATCACCGAGGGTGCGCAGGCGATCATCGACCGCGCGCTGCGGGCCCTGGTCGGCGAGGGCGAGGTGGCCCTGCGGGCCAACCCCGCCGTCTTCGCGCAGGCGGGCGTGCCGGCCCTCGGCGTGGCCCCGGCGTCCGCCCCGGCCGCGGCGTCGAGCACGCTGGAGGAGCTGCCCGACGGCGGGTACGTCCTGGCGAACGAGCTGGTGCGGATCACGCTGGACGCCGCCGGGCACGTCACCGCCGCCGTCGACCTGGCCACCGGCCGGGACGCGGTGGCGCCCGGCCGGGACGCCAACGTGCTGCAGCTCCACCAGGACTTCCCGAACAAGTGGGACGCCTGGGACGTCGACCGGTTCTACCGCAACTCGGTGACCGACCTGCGCGAGGCGGAGAAGGTCACCGCCGCGGTGGAGGACGGCGTGGCCGTGGTGACGGTGCGCCGGCAGTTCTCGGCCTCCAGCCTGGAACAGGTGATCACGCTCGCGCCGGGCAGCCGCACCCTGGAGGTCGACCTGCGCACCGACTGGCACGAGACCGAGAAGTTCCTCAAGGTCGCCTTCCCGCTCGACGTGCGCGCCGAGCACGTGGCCGCCGAGACACAGTTCGGGTTCCACAAGCGGGTCACGCACACCAACACGAGCTGGGAGGCCGCCAAGTTCGAGACGTCGATGCACAAGTGGCTGCTCGCGGAGGAGCCGGGCTTCGGCGTCGGGCTCGTCAACGACTCGTCGTACGCCTACGACGTGACGCGCGAGGTGTCCGAGCACGGTGTCGCCCCGTCGCCGGGCGCGCCGGAGGTGACGACGACCGTGCGGCTGTCGCTGCTGCGGGCGCCCCGGTTCCCCGACCCGGAGACCGACCAGGGCCTCCAGACGCACCGGTACGGCCTGGTCGTCGGCGCGGACACCGCGGTGGCGACCGAGGCCGGGGCGACGTTCGGCGCGCGTCCGCGCGAGCTGCGCGGCGCGTCCGGCGTCGAGCCGCTGGTGGGCGTGACCGGCGGCGTCACGCTGTCGGCGGTCAAGCTCGCCGACGACCGGTCGGGTGACCTCGTGGTGCGCGTCTACGAGGCGCACGGCCGCCGCGCGTCGGGCACCGTGACGGTGGCCGCGCCCGTGAGCGGCGCCCGGACCGTCAGCCTCATCGAGGACGGCATCGTGGGCGACGTGGAGGGCGGCGTCGAGGGCGGCGTCGAGGGCGGCGCCGACGGTGGCGCGGTCGCGGGGCTGACGGCGGACGGCACGGTGCCACTCGACCTGGGCCCGTTCGAGGTGCGCACGCTGCGGTTCACGCGCGCCTGA
- a CDS encoding ABC transporter substrate-binding protein: MSITRIGAAGAALTMLAALGGCGLNGSGTTDPDGGADPTTDVTGAVTLQTWALQPRYTEYVEGVIAAFEEQYPGTQVTWLDQPGDNYSEKVLEQAAGGELPDVTNLPPDFALSLAREGLLTDITTVDDTLAQTYVPGALAAYRYAGLEGTYGFPWYLTTDVNYWNTEMLVGAGLDPANPPTTLDELVAQARTMHDATGGYLMSRKPGLGDLAAAGIPLLSDDGAEFTFNTPEAAALLDVYRDAYAEGLMPDDVLTDAYLGNGQLFTDGKVAWSTGGGNFINSAVANNPALEGKIASSPYMGDTPLYVQGLSVSNQSEHLPTAVALARFVTNAANQEAFSAEVPGVFPSTASSQENPDLSESDGSPQGDAKAIAFSNLTTARVLQPVEVSEEMTTIINQQFAAAIAGDRTSQDALDAAVDECNKLLADL, translated from the coding sequence ATGAGCATCACCAGGATCGGGGCCGCGGGAGCCGCCCTGACCATGCTGGCCGCGCTCGGCGGCTGCGGCCTCAACGGCTCCGGCACCACCGACCCGGACGGCGGGGCGGACCCGACGACCGACGTGACCGGCGCGGTCACCCTCCAGACGTGGGCGCTCCAGCCCCGCTACACGGAGTACGTCGAGGGCGTCATCGCCGCCTTCGAGGAGCAGTACCCGGGCACCCAGGTCACCTGGCTCGACCAGCCCGGCGACAACTACTCGGAGAAGGTGCTGGAGCAGGCCGCGGGGGGCGAGCTGCCCGACGTCACGAACCTGCCCCCGGACTTCGCGCTCTCCCTCGCGCGCGAGGGCCTGCTCACCGACATCACCACCGTCGACGACACCCTCGCGCAGACCTATGTGCCCGGGGCGCTCGCGGCCTACCGGTACGCGGGCCTCGAGGGCACGTACGGCTTCCCCTGGTACCTGACCACGGACGTGAACTACTGGAACACCGAGATGCTCGTGGGCGCCGGGCTCGACCCGGCCAACCCGCCGACCACCCTCGACGAGCTCGTCGCGCAGGCCCGGACCATGCACGACGCGACCGGCGGGTACCTCATGAGCCGCAAGCCCGGCCTGGGCGACCTCGCGGCGGCCGGCATCCCCCTGCTGTCCGACGACGGCGCCGAGTTCACGTTCAACACGCCGGAGGCGGCCGCGCTCCTGGACGTCTACCGGGACGCCTACGCCGAGGGGCTCATGCCGGACGACGTGCTCACCGACGCCTACCTCGGCAACGGCCAGCTCTTCACCGACGGCAAGGTGGCCTGGTCGACCGGCGGCGGCAACTTCATCAACAGCGCGGTGGCGAACAACCCGGCGCTGGAGGGCAAGATCGCGTCCTCGCCGTACATGGGCGACACCCCGCTGTACGTGCAGGGCCTGTCCGTCTCGAACCAGTCGGAGCACCTGCCCACGGCGGTGGCGCTGGCCCGGTTCGTCACGAACGCGGCCAACCAGGAGGCGTTCTCCGCGGAGGTGCCCGGCGTCTTCCCGTCCACGGCGTCCTCGCAGGAGAACCCGGACCTGTCCGAGAGCGACGGCTCGCCCCAGGGCGACGCCAAGGCCATCGCGTTCAGCAACCTCACCACGGCACGGGTGCTCCAGCCGGTCGAGGTCAGCGAGGAGATGACCACCATCATCAACCAGCAGTTCGCGGCGGCCATCGCGGGGGACCGGACCTCGCAGGACGCCCTCGACGCGGCGGTCGACGAGTGCAACAAGCTGCTCGCCGACCTGTGA